The following is a genomic window from Citrifermentans bemidjiense Bem.
CTGTAAACAAAATGCAAGCGACGCTGACCGGCACCTTGGCTCTGCCTCGAAAAAAAGGGGTAAGGAGGGGACACCTCCTTACCCCCTGGCAAAGCGTGTTCAGCCTCCGATTACTTCATGGAACCTACGAGTTCCTTGACGGCTGCGACGGACTTGTCCATCATCGCCTGCTCTTCTGCGTCCAGTTCGAACTCGAGGATCTGCTCGACGCCGTTCTCGCCCAGCACGCAGGGAACGCCGACGTAGAAGCCTTTCACGCCGAACTCGCCGTTCAGGTGAGCGCAGGTCGGGAGGACGCGCTTTTGATCCTTGAGGATCGATTCAGCCATCTGGATGGCGGAGGAAGCCGGGGAGTAGAATGCGGAACCGGTTTTGAGGAGAGCAACAACCTCGCCGCCTGCACCGCGGGTCCTCTTGACCATGGCTTCCATGACTTCTTTAGCCTTGGCTTTGTCTTTGTATTTCTTCTCGAGGAGTTCCATGACGGGGATCCCGTTCACAGAGGCGTAACGTACCAGCGGCACCATGTCGTCGCCGTGGCCGCCCAGGGTCATGGCGTTGACGTCTTTCACGGAAACGCCCAGTTCCCAAGCGATGAAGGTTTTGAAGCGTGCGGAGTCGAGCACGCCGGCCTGGCCGATGACGCGGTTGTAGGGGAAGCCGGTGATCTTCTGGCAGAGGGTAACCATGGCGTCGAGCGGGTTGGAGATGACGATGACGAACGCGTTGGGTGCGTTGGCCTTGATCCCCTCAGCCACGGAGGTCATGATCTTGGAGTTGACCTCGATCAGGTCGTCGCGGCTCATGCCCGGTTTGCGGGGAAGGCCTGCGGTGACGATGACCACGTCGGCGCCTTTGATGTCCTCGTAGCTGTTGGTCCCTTTCAGGTTGCAGTCGAAGCCGTCGACAGAGCCGACTTCGGCGATGTCGAGCATCTTGCCCTGCGGCAGGCCTTCGACGATGTCGAACATTACTACGTCACCCAGTTCGCGCAGAGCTGCAAGCTGAGCAAGTACGCCGCCAATCTGTCCACCACCGATAAGTGCGATTTTCTTACGTGCCATTTTTTCTTCCTCCGTAATTAAATTGAGATTATCTACCTGGTGCAGCGAAAGCTTTATACGATCGAGTTGATGATGGCGTTCAGCGTTGCGCTCGGGCGCATAGCCGCTTCGGTCTTGGCATCGTCGGCGTGGTAGTAACCGCCCATGTCGACCGGCTTGCCCTGTGCGCCGATCAGCTCGGCGTTGATCTTCTCTTCGTTGGCCTGGAGCTCCTTGGCGACCTTGGCGAAGCGGGCTGCGAGGTCCGCGTCCTTGGTCTGGGCGGCGACCGCCTCGGCCCAGTACATGGCGAGGTAGAAGTGGCTGCCGCGGTTGTCGATCTGGCCTACCTTACGCGCCGGGTTCTTGTTCTGATCCAGGAACTTGGTGTTGGCTGCGTCGAGGGTCTCGGCGAGGAGTGCTGCCTTCTCGTTTTTGAAGGTTGCTGCCAGGTGCTCCAGGGAGACTGCCAGGGCCAGGAACTCGCCCAGGGAGTCCCAACGGAGGTAGCCTTCCTGCTGGAACTGCTGCACGTGCTTCGGAGCAGAACCGCCCGCACCGGTTTCGAAGAGGCCGCCGCCCGCAAGAAGCGGAACGATGGAGAGCATCTTCGCGGAGGTGCCGAGCTCGAGGATCGGGAACAGGTCGGTCAGGTAATCCCTGAGCGCGTTGCCGGTCACGGTGATGGTGTCGAGACCCTTCTTGGCCCTGGGGAGGGTGAATTTCATCGCCTCGACCGGGGACATGATGTGCAGCTCGAGCCCTTTGGTGTCGTGGTCCTTCAGGTAGGTCTCCACCTTCTTGATCATCTGGGCGTCGTGAGCCCTGTTCTTGTCGAGCCAGAAGACGGCCGGAGCGCCGGTGGCGCGGGCACGGTTGACGGCGAGCTTGACCCAGTCGCGGATCGGGAGATCTTTCGCCTGGCAGCCGCGCCAGATGTCCCCCTCTTCGACCTGGTGCTGGATCAGCACTTCGCCGGAAGCATCGACTACGCGCATGGTGCCGTTCAGCGGAGCCTTGAAGGTCTTGTCGTGTGAGCCGTACTCTTCAGCCTTCTGAGCCATGAGGCCGACGTTGGAGGTGGCGCCCATGGTGGTCGGGTCGAACTGGCCGTTTTCCTTGCAGAACTGGATGCACTCCTGGTACCACTCGGAGTAGCAGGTATCCGGAATCACGCACTTGGTGTCGGCGAGTTTGCCGTCCGGAGCCCACATCTTGCCGGAGTCGCGGATAACGACCGGCATGGAGGCGTCGATGATGATGTCGTTGGACGCGTGCAGGTTGGTGATCCCTTTGTCGGAGTCGACCATCGCCAGCGGCGGCTGCTTCGCGTAGGTGGCCTTGATGTCGGCCTCGATCTCGGCCTTCTTCCCTGCCGGAACCTTCTCGAGTTTCTTGTAGAGGTCGCCAAGGCCCAGGTCGGCGTTGACGCCGATTTCCTTGAAGGTAGCTGCGTGCTTCTCGAAGACGTCCTTGAAATAGACGGAGACGAAGTGGCCGAAGATGACCGGGTCGGAGATCTTCATCATGGTGGCCTTGAGGTGCACGGAGAAGAGCACGCCCTTGGCTTTAGCGTCGTCGATCTGCTCCTGGATGAACTTCCTCAGGGCGCGCACGTTCATGAAGGAGCCGTCCAGCACCTCGCCTGCCTGCAGCGGGAGCTTTTCCTTCATCACGGTGACGTTGCCGAAGTTGTCGACGAACTCGATGCGGGCGACGGTGGCGTCTTTCAGGGTCACCGACTTCTCGCTGTGGTAGAAGTCGCCGGCGCTCATGTTGGAGACGTGGCTTTTGGAGTCGGAGGACCAGGCGCCCATCTTGTGCGGGTGCTTCTTGGCGTATTCCTTGACTGCCTTGGCGACGCGGCGGTCGGAGTTGCCTTCCCTGAGGACCGGGTTGACGGCGGAGCCGAGCACCTTGGCGTAGCGTGCGTTGAGCGCCTTCTCCTCGTCGGTCTTCGGCTCTTCCGGGTATTCCGGGAGCTTGTAACCCTGGCTCTGGAGCTCGGCGATGGCTGCTTTCAGCTGCGGGATCGAGGCGGAGACGTTCGGAAGCTTGATGATGTTCGCTTCCGGCTTCTGGGTCAGTTCGCCCAGGTACGCCAGCTCGTCCGGGATCTTCTGGCTCTCGGTCAGGTAGTCCGGGAAGTTGGCAATGATCCTGCCTGCCAGGGAGATGTCCCTG
Proteins encoded in this region:
- the mdh gene encoding malate dehydrogenase; translation: MARKKIALIGGGQIGGVLAQLAALRELGDVVMFDIVEGLPQGKMLDIAEVGSVDGFDCNLKGTNSYEDIKGADVVIVTAGLPRKPGMSRDDLIEVNSKIMTSVAEGIKANAPNAFVIVISNPLDAMVTLCQKITGFPYNRVIGQAGVLDSARFKTFIAWELGVSVKDVNAMTLGGHGDDMVPLVRYASVNGIPVMELLEKKYKDKAKAKEVMEAMVKRTRGAGGEVVALLKTGSAFYSPASSAIQMAESILKDQKRVLPTCAHLNGEFGVKGFYVGVPCVLGENGVEQILEFELDAEEQAMMDKSVAAVKELVGSMK
- a CDS encoding NADP-dependent isocitrate dehydrogenase, with amino-acid sequence MTTEKAKIVWTKIDEAPALATYSLLPIVNAFTKAAGVVVETRDISLAGRIIANFPDYLTESQKIPDELAYLGELTQKPEANIIKLPNVSASIPQLKAAIAELQSQGYKLPEYPEEPKTDEEKALNARYAKVLGSAVNPVLREGNSDRRVAKAVKEYAKKHPHKMGAWSSDSKSHVSNMSAGDFYHSEKSVTLKDATVARIEFVDNFGNVTVMKEKLPLQAGEVLDGSFMNVRALRKFIQEQIDDAKAKGVLFSVHLKATMMKISDPVIFGHFVSVYFKDVFEKHAATFKEIGVNADLGLGDLYKKLEKVPAGKKAEIEADIKATYAKQPPLAMVDSDKGITNLHASNDIIIDASMPVVIRDSGKMWAPDGKLADTKCVIPDTCYSEWYQECIQFCKENGQFDPTTMGATSNVGLMAQKAEEYGSHDKTFKAPLNGTMRVVDASGEVLIQHQVEEGDIWRGCQAKDLPIRDWVKLAVNRARATGAPAVFWLDKNRAHDAQMIKKVETYLKDHDTKGLELHIMSPVEAMKFTLPRAKKGLDTITVTGNALRDYLTDLFPILELGTSAKMLSIVPLLAGGGLFETGAGGSAPKHVQQFQQEGYLRWDSLGEFLALAVSLEHLAATFKNEKAALLAETLDAANTKFLDQNKNPARKVGQIDNRGSHFYLAMYWAEAVAAQTKDADLAARFAKVAKELQANEEKINAELIGAQGKPVDMGGYYHADDAKTEAAMRPSATLNAIINSIV